In Bos taurus isolate L1 Dominette 01449 registration number 42190680 breed Hereford chromosome 9, ARS-UCD2.0, whole genome shotgun sequence, a single genomic region encodes these proteins:
- the NMBR gene encoding neuromedin-B receptor has protein sequence MPPESLSNLSQPAGGNRSGFVPGMSERDFLPAPDGTTAELVIRCVIPSLYLIIITVGLLGNIMLVKIFITNSAMRSVPNIFISNLAAGDVLLLLTCVPVDASRYFFDEWMFGKVGCKLIPVIQLTSVGVSVFTLTALSADRYRAIVNPMDIQTSGAVLWTCVKAVGIWVVSVLLAIPEAIFSQVARVGSLDNGSFTACIPYPQTDELHPKIHSVLIFLVYFLIPLVIISVYYYHIAKTLIKSAHNLPGEYNEHTKKQMETRKRLAKIVLVFVGCFIFCWFPNHILYMYRSFNYNKIDPSLGHMIVTLVARVLSFCNSCVNPFALYLLSESFRRHFNSQLCCGRKSYGERSTSYLLSSSAVRMTSLKSNAKNVVTNSVLLNGHSVKQEMAL, from the exons ATGCCACCCGAGTCTCTTTCCAACCTCTCCCAGCCCGCGGGCGGGAATCGGAGCGGTTTCGTTCCCGGGATGTCGGAAAGGGATTTCCTACCCGCCCCGGACGGGACCACTGCGGAGTTGGTGATCCGCTGTGTGATCCCGTCCCTCTACCTGATCATCATCACAGTGGGCTTGCTGGGCAACATCATGTTGGTGAAGATCTTCATCACCAACAGCGCCATGAGGAGCGTCCCCAACATCTTCATCTCTAACCTGGCCGCTGGGGACGTGCTGTTGCTGCTCACCTGCGTCCCGGTGGATGCCTCGCGCTACTTCTTCGACGAGTGGATGTTCGGGAAGGTGGGCTGCAAACTTATCCCGGTGATCCAGCTCACCTCCGTGGGGGTGTCCGTGTTCACGCTCACTGCCCTCAGTGCCGACAG GTACAGAGCCATTGTAAACCCCATGGATATCCAGACATCAGGGGCAGTGCTGTGGACCTGCGTGAAGGCCGTGGGCATCTGGGTGGTCTCCGTGCTGTTGGCTATTCCCGAAGCCAtattttcccaggtggcacgcGTTGGCAGCTTGGATAACGGCAGCTTCACGGCGTGTATACCCTATCCTCAGACGGATGAATTACATCCAAAGATTCATTCAGTGCTCATCTTCTTGGTCTACTTCCTCATACCACTTGTTATCATAAGTGTTTATTATTATCACATTGCAAAGACCTTAATTAAAAGTGCACATAATCTTCCAGGAGAATACAATGAACATACCAAAAAACAG ATGGAAACACGGAAACGCCTGGCCAAAATCGTGCTGGTCTTTGTGGGCTGCTTCATCTTCTGTTGGTTTCCAAATCACATCCTTTACATGTACAGGTCTTTCAACTATAACAAGATTGACCCGTCTCTAGGTCACATGATTGTCACCTTGGTTGCCCGGGTTCTGAGCTTTTGCAATTCCTGTGTCAATCCATTTGCTCTTTATTTGCTCAGTGAAAGCTTCAGGAGACATTTCAATAGTCAGCTCTGTTGTGGAAGGAAGTCCTATGGAGAGAGATCCACCAGCTACCTACTCAGCTCCTCTGCAGTGCGCATGACCTCCCTGAAAAGCAATGCTAAGAATGTGGTGACCAATTCTGTATTACTCAATGGGCACAGtgtgaagcaggaaatggcactGTGA